The segment gtttgccaaAACCTGGTAGAGTAAGGACATGGCCGCTCCACTCAGTGGTGACGCTATAGACCGCTCTTGCAGCTAAAACTAGAAACCCCCAACGAAAAAAAGGAGAGCCTGAATTGAACTGtggttgaagaaatgaaatgaatgatctcacaattgtttatttaattaatagaaACTTTACCCTGGTGACTGGTTCGATTACCTGGAGGAGCAGACTGACATGGAATtattacatacaataaaaaaaaaacacacacacattgtacgAGAGGTTGCTGGGCACACTTCGCTTACACGCCACGTTGTTCCTTGGGGCATAATAATCCCTGAGACATGTAAAGCTATTATTCAAATTATGCAACACGAGTTTACAAAGATAAACAGTAACTATGTTGCATACACAGCATCTTTCATATTCTAGTGGTATACAGCCTGGTGTAGGTATAGTAGGCCTACAgttccgttaaagcagaataggcccttaaacctacggttctgtaccaaagtaagaatacaaatttcagatcttttctacacaaaattctttatttaaaaaaaggaaaatttaagtattattgaaagtattgtcataaacttattttttgtgcgacaaataacaatgtaatttaaacaacagtactattaatacatacagatatagcatacaaacacaatacgtaaatacataatatttttaaatatctaacttccctggtagttacatatatatagcttaatcccgccgattcgtcgcgcgcacggcagaaattcaaaattcgcggctatcgccgatagacggtcaggtgatcatacctgtactccctctatccaggtatcttgaaccattcccatttgtcatcagaaattccctgccgtcgCTCGGTGCAGCACGTttggaaattcgctcttctttgtttgggtttgctacaattggtgaagtaccctttttttcttgtttttttcgttGATGGCTTTCGCTGATTTTGGACTATTCTTGGATTTTCTTTGTGCTTAGATAGACTTTGTTGTTTTCCGACTTGgaattttttctctgattttggttttctcaagatggctgactctgttgtgagaatgtgtgtgaagggGTGCAAGACCCGGCTTCCTAAAGCCGCTCTTGATCCTCACTCAATTTGTAAGCATTGCAGAGGACACATTTGTACTGTTGAAGATAGATGCAATGAATGGGAGAGTCTGtcggagagagaatggagagactATGATAGATATGTGAGACGTTTAGAAAGAGACAGAATTAGGAGAGCTAGATCTTCTAGTGTTCTTTCTTCTAGATCTTCTGATAATCTGCCCCCTTCTAACGTATCTAAATCTAATATTCTTTATCTTGATCCTAAGGTAGTAGTACCAGATCCTCCTATGGAGTCGGAGGTAAGTGAACCAACCATGAAGGATATTATGGCCACGATTTCTGCCTTAGGGGTACAAGTGAAATCCCTTACTTCGGATAAGGAAGTGATGTGGGGTGCAGTGCGGGGTTTGCAACGCAAATTCGGTGATAGtgatagtgcagtggagggtgcgtccgttcgtgtctgtcatgctcctagccctggacctcttccatgctccccaacccctgggagaaggaacGTCGACTGGCTAAGGGAGGTGAGAGACGTTAAACAGCGGACGGGCGTCCCCTCGAGTAATCCTGTTGACGCATCCCAGGACACTCTCCCTCGCCACAGGAAAGGTGAGATGAGGAAATGTTCGGATCCTTGCTCTCCTGCCAATGTAAGAGGCAAGATGTCACACAGGAAGCCGTcccctttggcaggaggtaaggaagTTTTGGACGAAGAGAGACTTTCGGTGCTTGCGTCTTCGTCTGATGACGAAAGACCTCGACGCGGTTGGCGTCAACCCCTACAGTCAAGACCCCTCAAGAGACGCAAGTCCCACGTAGCGTTACAACAACCGTCGTGCAGTAATTGGAGCTCGCCGGAGAAGTTCTTATCGGAGGAGGACGACGCATCCACTCCGAAACAGAGACGCATGACACACAGCTCTTCGGAAGAAGGAGAAGTTTACTTTACATCGGTGcatgcttctccccctcccccagactggGAGGTGTCTCAAAGAGCGTCTCCACCTCGTCGACAAAAGACCACTACTAGTGTCTCCGAAGCGGTAGATGGACGGGCAGTGCTGCCTTCAGTCATTCCCCAACAGCAAGAGGCACCGCAAGCAGCGTTCTTGTTGGGACTTCAACAGTCCATTTCTTCCCTGTTTGACGCCTTCAAGTCACAAGGATTGAAAGGAGAGACGCAAAAGAGAGAACCCAAGGATGTTAACGGGCCAGTCAAGAGGATACGATCGGAATCGGCTCGGGGAGACGCTTACGGTCAGCGTGACGCGGACTCGCTGCAAGCTGCAGCAGGGGTAGACGTTCCCTCGCAGCAAGCTGGACGCATAACGGAAAGCGCCAAGGAGCGTAACGCTCCGTCACAGGCTGCGGGACGCAGTCAggacacagacagacaggacgACGGATGTGATTCTCCCGCTCGTTCAACTTCAGACAATGTCAATCCGCTAGAAGAGATCTCGGACTATGAGACGCAAGAAAATCTGCACGAAGCGGATCTCAAAAGGTTACTTGCGGTCTTGGCAGACTTGTATCCGGCAGACTTCCAGCAAGCAGTTTCTCGAAGTCCACCCTCGCAATTTTTGAAGGGTAGACCtcagaagtcttcctccttcaggAAGACGGTTTTGGCCAGATTGGCCAAGAAAGCTTTATCTACGCTGAACGATTGGATTGTCAAGAAGAAGGAACAAGGTAGGACTATAGGACTACCTTTTCCTTCCCCCCAACGAGATTGGCCTCTCGATCGAGCGTGTGGTACGAGACTGGGGAAGCTCTTGGATTGGGAGTTCCTGCTTCCTCCCAAAGGGACTTTTCCAGGCTTGTAGACACATCGCGTAGGACTGCCATGTCCAAGGCTAAGGTTATGTGGTCCGGGTCAGAAATAGACCACTTGCTGAAAGGCATTTTCAGAACCATTGAAGTCTTCAGCTTAATGGATTGGACTCTTGGAGCTCTCGCTGATGTGTCGGACGACAAGAACGAGACACTGATGCATTTGATTGCCTGTCTCGACAAGGCGGTAAGGGACGGCACTGTCGAGCTAACGGCCCTTTTTGCAGCTGGCATTCTTAAGAAGAGGGCTAtgttttgttcctttctttcgtCGGGAGTGACTTTAGCACAGAAGTCAGAGGTTTTATATGCTCCGTTAACGAAACAGCTATTCCCTTCAGAGCTGGTAAAGGACTTGTCGGCTGCTCTTGCGCAACAAGCAACGCAAGACTTGATCACCAGGACTGCTAGGAAGGTACTTCCGGCTAACTTTTTAgccaggaaggagaaggagactcctCCCACGCGTCAGCCCTTTCGTGGGAAGGCTTTTGCGAGAGGAACCCAGAAGACGGCTGCAGGAGGACAACCCAGAAAACCTCTAAGCTGCAACCTAAATCCAGGAAAGGATTTTTTGTCAGCCTCCAGACACGAGTGGGAGCCAGGCTTTCCCAATACTGGCAAGAGTGGAAACTAAGGGGAGCGGACGAATGGACAATCGAGGtgctgaaggaaggatacaagatccccttcctaagGAAGCCCCCTCTTTCGTCAGAACCGTTAGAGTTGACAGCCACTTATTCAGGAAACAAAGCAACAGCTCTGCAGGAGCAAGTCGATCAGATGCTGTCAAAAGCGGCGATAGAAATAGTAGAGAACAACTCTTTGGAGGGATTTTACAACAGGCTATTTCTGGTACCAAAGAACTCGGGGGGTGGAGAcccgtgctggacgtaagtcctcagaacaaattcgtaagcaaAGTCAAGTTTGCTATGGAGACAGCAGCGTCAGTCCTAGCAGGCACCAGacagggggactggatggtgtcgataGACCTGCAGGACACTTATTTCCACATCCCAATCCACCCCGATTACAGAAAATACCTGAGATTTGTTCATCGGTCAAAAACGTATCAGTTCAGAGCACTTTGTTTTGGACTAAACACGGCTCCTTACGTTTTCACTCGAGTGGTGTCAAACGTATCCCGGTGGTTACATCTAGAAGGGGTACGGATTtcgatgtacctggacgactggataatcagagccaagtcgcaagtaaagtgtctggaggacctacaagtAACTATGACGTTAACACAACAGTTGGGGCTGTTAGTAAACCTAGACAAATCACAACTGACTCCTTCACAAGACATCATCTAcctggggatgaggattcagtcagtggtttttcgggcttttccagccCCGAATCGCTTTCTAGAGTGCTTAAGAAAGGTGAAGCTCTTCCTAGGGAGATGGACCTGCTCggcaagggaatggatgagtctgctggggaccctttcctcgatcGAGCAATTcgtctccctgggaagactacaccttcgTCCACTTAAGTTTCATCTAGCAAGTTACTGGATGAGAGACCAAGACCTCGAGACATGGATTCCGATTCCTCGGGGAATCAAGGATCATTTGAGTTGGTGGGACGATCCCAAAAAACTTCAAGAGGGCctcgaacttcaacagaagaaccccgatcaagtgttgtattcagacgcatcggacgtgggaTGGAGTGCAACACTGGGGAAGGACGAGATCTCTGGTCTATGGCAAGATCATAAAAAAGAATGGCATATCAATATGAAGGAGCTGACGGCCATTCATCTAGCCCTTCTGCACTTCCAGGAGGAAGTCAAGAACAAGGTAGttcaggtcaacgcggacaacaccacggcgttggcctacataaaGAAACAGGGAGGCACTCGTTCGGACTCCCTTTACGAGGCAGCAAAGGATCTCTTATTGTGGGCGAAAGAGAGGAACATTACGCTTCTAACTCACTtcatagaaggagagaagaacgtcagggcggatctcctcagcagagaaaGACAGGTTCTCACGACGGAGGGGACCCTGCATCACGAGGTATGCAACAGGCTTTGGGAACTATGGGGAGAACCGAcaatagacctctttgcgacgcagaAGACAAAGAGGCTACCTGTTTATTGCTCACcaattccagaccaggaagcagtggcagtggacgctttcctcatggattgggaaaGACTAAATGCGTATGccttccccccattcaagatcctagacAGAGTCCTGAAAAAGTTCAGGGAATTGGTTAATGCCCGGATGATActaatagctccgttttggccaaCGAGACCCTGGATCACGGAGGTGATGGAATAGCTGGTAGACACCCCCAGATCGTTGCCCTGTCGGagcgatctactcaaacagccacacttagagagataccatcaaaatctcctcgctctcaatctaactgcctttttactatcgaaaaactggcaagagcaaagggcttttcgagggaagctgcgagagcaatcgcaagagcgaggaggacATCCACGATCAAATTATATCAATCTAAGTGGGACGTCTTTAGAGAATGGTGCAGGATTagaaacatttcctcttccaatacctctataattcaaatagcagactttttgttaTTTCTAAGAAACCAACAGAAACTAGCGGTTTCTACCATcaaaggataccgcagtatgcTAACATCCGTTTTCCGTCATTGGAACATTGACGTATCAGGAAACaaggatctctcggacctcataaggtctTTCGAGACAGCTAAAAGGAGGGACAATccaaccccctcttggaatttggatgttgtcCTGTCATTTTTAACTTCGAGTAGGTTCGAACCCCTCGACAAGGCGTCATGGAAGGACCTCACCAAGAAGACTCTATTCCTGGTTGCAttggcaacagccaagagaatttGAGAGCTGCAAGCCTTTAGCAAGAATGTAGGCTTCAGTGGGCagaatgcagtctgctcgctgCAACTAGGTTTTCTCGCCAAAAATAAGAATCCTTCTCATCCATGGCCTAGATCCTTTACCATCCCGGGGTTGTCTCatttagtaggacaggaaaaggagagagtactttgtccagtgagagccctaaaattttatttacagaaaaccaaacacttaAGAGGACAGACGGacaatctctggtgttcggtaaaAAA is part of the Macrobrachium nipponense isolate FS-2020 chromosome 6, ASM1510439v2, whole genome shotgun sequence genome and harbors:
- the LOC135216312 gene encoding uncharacterized protein LOC135216312: MDNRGAEGRIQDPLPKEAPSFVRTVRVDSHLFRKQSNSSAGASRSDAVKSGDRNSREQLFGGILQQAISGTKELGGWRPVLDVSPQNKFVSKVKFAMETAASVLAGTRQGDWMVSIDLQDTYFHIPIHPDYRKYLRFVHRSKTYQFRALCFGLNTAPYVFTRVVSNVSRWLHLEGVRISMYLDDWIIRAKSQVKCLEDLQVTMTLTQQLGLLVNLDKSQLTPSQDIIYLGMRIQSVVFRAFPAPNRFLECLRKVKLFLGRWTCSAREWMSLLGTLSSIEQFVSLGRLHLRPLKFHLASYWMRDQDLETWIPIPRGIKDHLSWWDDPKKLQEGLELQQKNPDQVLYSDASDVGWSATLGKDEISGLWQDHKKEWHINMKELTAIHLALLHFQEEVKNKVVQVNADNTTALAYIKKQGGTRSDSLYEAAKDLLLWAKERNITLLTHFIEGEKNVRADLLSRERQVLTTEGTLHHEVCNRLWELWGEPTIDLFATQKTKRLPVYCSPIPDQEAVAVDAFLMDWERLNAYAFPPFKILDRVLKKFRELVNARMILIAPFWPTRPWITEVME